The Candidatus Methylacidithermus pantelleriae genome window below encodes:
- a CDS encoding M3 family oligoendopeptidase, which translates to MKNGLELPPYQKRRWIPQDADLTQLSTLESLVNELFRRLHRVDTVEGLEEWLEDASEFFAAVDQARTCRYIAMTCQTDDPQRQKDYLYFVETIDPWLKPKRFQLLRELLAHPSFGLLPPYYDVFRRSVENEVRIFREANVAREAQEAKYTQEYQRIVGAMTIRWNGQELTLAQASRILEEPDRSQRQKAWELICQRRLADRQRLEELFDELVKLRHAIACEAGYSSYREYVFAKYERFDYTPEDCCQLHAAIEREIVPLYRWVQERRRAKLGVDVLRPWDLMVDPEGKPPLRPFQTGKELLAKTRTVLERVDPRLMEFVDLLSSQDLMDLENRKGKAPGGYQSTLAEARMPFIFMNAVGLHRDVETLLHELGHAFHTLCARHHKLLAYRSSPLEFAEVASMSMELLGNDEMEVFYSEEEARRARRMHWENIVSFFPWMAMVDAFQHWVYTHPTHGREQRKEVWLMLMDRFGGIEAWEGYEDAKAYLWHRQLHIFEIPFYYIEYGIAQLGALQLWFQARHDRAGSISRYLQALSLGGSQPLPTLFRASGLRLDVRGELLRELTPAVRQELERLE; encoded by the coding sequence GTGAAAAACGGTCTGGAGCTTCCCCCTTATCAAAAGCGCCGTTGGATTCCCCAGGATGCCGATCTGACCCAACTTTCCACTCTGGAGTCTTTGGTCAACGAACTTTTCCGACGTCTCCACCGGGTGGATACGGTGGAAGGATTGGAAGAGTGGTTGGAGGATGCGAGCGAATTTTTTGCTGCGGTGGACCAGGCACGAACCTGTCGTTACATCGCGATGACATGCCAGACGGATGACCCGCAGCGGCAGAAGGATTACCTTTACTTTGTTGAGACCATTGATCCGTGGCTCAAGCCGAAACGCTTTCAATTATTGAGGGAGCTTTTGGCCCATCCCTCTTTTGGGCTTTTACCTCCGTACTACGATGTTTTCCGCAGGAGTGTAGAAAACGAGGTTAGGATCTTTCGTGAAGCCAACGTGGCGCGGGAAGCGCAGGAAGCCAAATACACCCAGGAATACCAGCGGATCGTGGGAGCAATGACGATCCGCTGGAATGGACAGGAGCTTACGCTAGCGCAAGCAAGCCGGATATTGGAAGAGCCGGACCGGTCGCAACGCCAGAAAGCCTGGGAATTGATCTGCCAGCGGCGGTTAGCAGACCGGCAGCGATTGGAGGAGCTCTTCGATGAACTGGTCAAGTTACGCCATGCCATCGCTTGCGAGGCCGGCTATTCGTCCTACCGGGAGTATGTGTTTGCAAAATATGAACGCTTTGATTACACCCCCGAGGATTGTTGCCAACTGCATGCGGCAATCGAAAGGGAAATCGTTCCTCTTTACCGTTGGGTTCAGGAGCGCCGGCGCGCAAAGTTGGGCGTCGATGTGTTACGGCCGTGGGACTTGATGGTGGATCCCGAAGGGAAACCGCCGTTACGGCCGTTTCAAACGGGGAAGGAGCTTCTGGCAAAAACCCGAACGGTGTTAGAGAGGGTAGATCCTCGCCTGATGGAATTTGTTGATCTTCTCTCGAGCCAAGATCTCATGGATCTAGAGAACCGGAAAGGAAAGGCTCCCGGCGGCTACCAGAGTACGCTAGCGGAGGCAAGGATGCCTTTCATTTTCATGAATGCGGTCGGACTTCATCGGGATGTGGAGACCCTCCTTCACGAGCTAGGTCATGCGTTCCACACGCTGTGTGCCCGTCATCACAAGCTTCTTGCCTACCGGTCCAGTCCTTTGGAGTTTGCCGAGGTGGCGTCGATGTCCATGGAGCTTTTGGGTAACGACGAGATGGAGGTTTTTTACTCTGAAGAAGAAGCTCGAAGAGCGCGCCGAATGCACTGGGAAAACATCGTAAGCTTTTTCCCTTGGATGGCCATGGTAGACGCGTTCCAACATTGGGTCTATACCCACCCTACACATGGACGGGAACAACGGAAAGAAGTCTGGCTCATGCTCATGGACCGGTTCGGCGGTATCGAAGCGTGGGAGGGTTATGAGGACGCGAAAGCCTATCTATGGCATCGCCAGCTCCATATTTTTGAGATTCCCTTTTACTATATCGAGTATGGTATTGCCCAGCTGGGGGCTCTTCAGCTTTGGTTCCAAGCACGGCATGACCGTGCCGGGAGCATTAGCCGGTACTTGCAGGCTCTTTCTCTTGGAGGTTCCCAGCCGTTACCTACTCTCTTTCGTGCTTCCGGGCTTCGTCTAGATGTCAGGGGAGAACTTCTGAGAGAGCTTACGCCAGCGGTGCGCCAGGAACTGGAAAGACTGGAGTGA
- a CDS encoding glycosyltransferase — protein sequence MTESWAIYWLWATSLPVTGIMLRVDLHLHSRHSDRPNEWILRRMGVPQSYSSPEELYRKLHTRGMNLKTITDHDSIEGVLAIAHYPDVFLSEEVTTYFPDGCPVHLLVWDITEEDHREIQKVRANIYELAAFLTAKGIAHAVTHPLVPLSDNWTVDHFERLLLLFKIFEVRNGNRERLSQLLCQYILEALTPEKIEELANRHNLLPTHPEPHRKWTTGGSDDHGGLFVACAWTEWEGNGGPKEFFAGLWRGEAQAMGEAGDPFKFSSSLYNTLFGFLRDRLQSRAPLAASLLSKVAERFVAGRNPAAFSFGERIGHVAEVIRSGQVFELVRPGEGGLAREFAKFFTDPRLREALDERIEAETLPQRRSFRVASYLVDELGYRLFVEFVRRWEHQNYLEALETAAGFVAVAGAVVPYLVGFARHAVPREILGELARRFPVGDGLFKGDEGRAWFTDTLEDVNGVARTIVAVARAAMALGRKLTVVTSRCELRSWDIPVKNFPPVGQFEIPEYELQKLSFPPVLDVLEWVYTQGYGELIVSTPGPVGLVAVMAGKLLRLPLIGIYHTDFPQYARFLSDDAFIESLTWKYMQWFYGQMDLVYVNSSFYRQKWIERGLAEEKLRIFWRGLDSNEFHPGFRDERFWIRRGARGPVLVYVGRISKEKGLAFLVEVLRELERRGRTFTMAFVGDGPYRKELGELWPKGIFTGFLSGPELSQAYASAELFLFPSTTDTFGNAVLEAMGCGLFAVVTDVGGPCELVRSLEGGYVVSARDLLGWVETIERLLEFPPSWEARKALAERVRMTRSWESSVERLWAHR from the coding sequence TTGACCGAGTCTTGGGCAATCTATTGGCTTTGGGCTACCAGTCTTCCAGTTACCGGGATTATGTTGCGAGTTGACCTTCATCTTCACTCCCGACACTCGGATCGACCCAACGAGTGGATCCTGAGGCGCATGGGCGTCCCGCAGAGCTATAGCTCACCAGAGGAACTGTACCGAAAGCTCCACACGCGGGGAATGAATTTAAAGACCATTACGGATCATGATTCCATCGAGGGGGTGTTGGCCATTGCTCATTACCCGGATGTTTTTCTCAGTGAAGAGGTAACGACGTACTTCCCGGATGGCTGTCCAGTCCATCTCCTGGTTTGGGACATTACCGAGGAGGACCATCGAGAGATCCAGAAGGTTCGGGCCAACATCTACGAGCTGGCCGCTTTCCTTACCGCGAAAGGAATCGCCCACGCGGTTACCCATCCGTTGGTTCCTTTGAGCGACAACTGGACTGTGGACCATTTTGAAAGGCTTTTACTCCTGTTTAAGATTTTCGAGGTCCGTAACGGGAATCGGGAACGGCTCTCGCAGCTTTTGTGTCAATACATTCTCGAGGCACTCACTCCTGAAAAGATCGAGGAACTGGCCAACCGTCACAACCTGCTCCCCACCCATCCGGAACCTCACCGGAAATGGACCACGGGGGGGAGCGACGATCACGGGGGCCTTTTCGTGGCGTGTGCTTGGACGGAATGGGAGGGAAACGGTGGCCCGAAGGAATTTTTTGCAGGTTTATGGCGGGGAGAGGCGCAAGCCATGGGGGAAGCGGGGGACCCGTTTAAATTTTCCAGCAGCCTTTACAACACCCTTTTTGGTTTTTTGCGGGATCGGCTCCAAAGTCGTGCTCCTTTGGCTGCCTCCCTCTTGAGCAAGGTTGCTGAACGATTTGTAGCCGGGAGAAATCCAGCAGCTTTTTCCTTTGGTGAGCGAATCGGTCATGTAGCTGAGGTCATTCGTTCCGGCCAAGTGTTTGAGTTAGTGCGGCCGGGGGAAGGGGGTTTAGCCCGGGAGTTTGCCAAGTTTTTCACGGATCCCAGGCTCCGGGAGGCGCTAGACGAGCGCATTGAAGCCGAGACCCTGCCGCAGCGTCGTTCCTTTCGCGTGGCATCCTACTTGGTCGACGAACTGGGATATCGGCTTTTTGTGGAGTTCGTTCGTCGGTGGGAGCATCAGAATTATCTCGAAGCTCTCGAAACAGCCGCTGGCTTTGTAGCGGTCGCCGGCGCGGTTGTTCCCTATCTCGTAGGTTTCGCACGCCACGCGGTCCCGCGAGAGATATTGGGGGAACTGGCACGGAGGTTCCCTGTGGGAGATGGCTTGTTTAAAGGGGACGAGGGGAGGGCCTGGTTTACGGATACCTTAGAGGATGTCAATGGCGTGGCTCGGACCATTGTGGCTGTGGCTCGCGCGGCGATGGCTCTGGGCCGGAAGCTCACCGTAGTGACGTCGCGTTGTGAGCTCCGTTCCTGGGACATTCCCGTTAAAAATTTTCCGCCTGTTGGCCAGTTCGAGATCCCGGAGTACGAATTGCAAAAGCTTTCCTTTCCTCCTGTGCTCGATGTACTGGAGTGGGTCTACACTCAAGGCTACGGGGAGCTTATTGTGAGTACGCCAGGACCGGTTGGGCTTGTGGCCGTCATGGCAGGGAAACTTTTACGGCTTCCACTCATTGGCATTTATCACACAGATTTCCCTCAATATGCACGGTTCCTTTCCGATGATGCCTTTATCGAGAGTCTTACTTGGAAGTATATGCAATGGTTTTACGGCCAGATGGATCTTGTGTATGTCAACTCGAGTTTTTATCGCCAAAAATGGATTGAACGGGGTTTGGCAGAAGAGAAGTTGCGGATTTTCTGGCGAGGCTTGGACAGCAACGAGTTCCATCCGGGATTTCGCGATGAGCGCTTCTGGATTCGTAGAGGAGCCCGGGGCCCAGTGCTTGTGTACGTGGGGCGAATTTCGAAAGAAAAGGGGTTAGCATTTTTGGTTGAAGTCCTCCGGGAGCTAGAGCGGCGCGGTAGAACGTTTACTATGGCCTTTGTGGGGGATGGCCCCTATCGGAAGGAACTGGGGGAGCTATGGCCAAAGGGGATTTTTACGGGTTTTCTGAGCGGGCCCGAGCTTTCCCAAGCGTATGCTTCGGCGGAACTCTTTCTTTTCCCGAGTACGACGGACACTTTTGGTAATGCTGTTTTGGAAGCGATGGGGTGTGGTCTTTTTGCGGTTGTGACGGATGTGGGCGGGCCGTGCGAGCTTGTGCGTTCCCTGGAAGGTGGGTACGTTGTATCAGCTCGCGACCTTTTGGGGTGGGTGGAAACGATTGAGCGACTTTTGGAATTTCCACCCTCTTGGGAAGCTCGGAAGGCCCTGGCCGAGCGGGTGCGGATGACTCGAAGTTGGGAATCGTCAGTAGAGCGTCTTTGGGCACACCGTTAA
- a CDS encoding polysaccharide deacetylase family protein → MREVVAIGERLDQLGVEKRSLLVIPCFHHRETLLDCPELCRWLSLEQARGREIVLHGYYHDEQDVETRATEVFWRRVYTAGEAEFLRLPRKVMVERLWKGKELFALLGWDLWGFVAPAWLFSVDLLEVLPLLGFRYTTRLTGIIVLGEKRRHIPSQSLCWSSRSLWRRVVSWGWNRWLARCVRGADPVRIAIHPGDFREKTLWKEIDRVLGNLLALGYQSSSYRDYVAS, encoded by the coding sequence TTGCGCGAGGTTGTAGCGATTGGAGAACGGTTGGACCAGCTGGGGGTAGAAAAGAGGAGTCTTTTGGTGATTCCGTGTTTCCATCATCGAGAGACTCTTTTGGACTGTCCGGAACTCTGCCGGTGGCTTTCCCTGGAGCAGGCTCGGGGGAGGGAAATTGTGCTCCATGGCTATTATCACGACGAGCAGGACGTGGAGACACGGGCAACGGAGGTGTTTTGGAGAAGGGTTTACACGGCTGGGGAAGCAGAGTTTCTTCGGCTGCCTCGGAAAGTGATGGTGGAACGGCTCTGGAAAGGGAAAGAACTTTTTGCTTTGTTAGGATGGGATCTTTGGGGTTTTGTCGCGCCCGCATGGCTGTTTTCGGTGGACCTTCTCGAGGTCCTGCCGCTTTTGGGATTTCGCTACACAACCCGGCTTACCGGCATCATCGTTCTGGGAGAAAAAAGACGCCACATTCCTTCTCAATCGCTCTGCTGGAGCAGTCGGTCCTTATGGCGGCGGGTGGTGTCCTGGGGGTGGAACCGGTGGCTTGCCAGGTGTGTACGCGGGGCAGATCCGGTTCGGATAGCCATTCACCCAGGAGATTTCCGGGAAAAAACTCTTTGGAAGGAGATTGACCGAGTCTTGGGCAATCTATTGGCTTTGGGCTACCAGTCTTCCAGTTACCGGGATTATGTTGCGAGTTGA
- a CDS encoding GNAT family N-acetyltransferase, with protein MEEHSLETFQQACALPVALRARFFQKQDREAIRRICADTGFLGHPIDPVFEDRELFADYLTRYYTDWEPESTLVCERDGQVVGYLTGCRKPIRRFLFHLLYNPYLFFRAFYRWWAWPYRSSTRRYLRWVLCKGWREVPYAPRGVPHFHINLLPQARNVASTRALIDKFLAYLVASGEKSVYGQVVTWGDRRSEKLFLRYGFRVLDRRELTKYRAYVKSPVFLCTVWKDLAKNPRLYGSCSHRRPTTAGAQP; from the coding sequence ATGGAGGAACACTCTTTGGAGACTTTTCAGCAGGCGTGCGCTCTTCCCGTGGCCTTGCGGGCTCGTTTTTTCCAGAAGCAGGACCGGGAGGCAATTCGCCGAATCTGCGCGGATACCGGATTTCTTGGCCATCCCATTGATCCGGTTTTCGAGGATCGGGAGCTTTTTGCCGATTACTTGACGCGTTACTACACCGATTGGGAACCGGAATCTACGCTGGTTTGTGAGAGGGATGGCCAAGTAGTCGGTTACCTAACGGGATGTCGAAAGCCGATCCGCCGCTTTTTGTTTCATCTCCTCTACAATCCATACCTTTTCTTTCGAGCGTTTTACCGTTGGTGGGCTTGGCCTTATCGTTCGTCTACCCGACGTTACCTGCGGTGGGTCCTTTGTAAGGGATGGAGAGAAGTCCCTTATGCACCACGGGGCGTTCCTCATTTTCACATCAATCTTTTACCGCAAGCCCGTAACGTGGCTTCTACGCGCGCACTTATCGATAAGTTCCTTGCCTACCTTGTGGCTTCGGGTGAAAAGTCGGTCTACGGCCAGGTTGTCACCTGGGGAGATCGGAGGAGTGAGAAGCTTTTTCTTCGTTATGGCTTTCGGGTTTTGGACCGGAGGGAATTGACAAAATACCGTGCCTATGTCAAGAGCCCGGTCTTTTTGTGCACGGTATGGAAGGATTTAGCGAAAAATCCTCGCCTTTACGGTTCCTGCTCCCATCGCCGACCGACAACCGCAGGCGCCCAACCCTAA
- a CDS encoding glycosyltransferase: MRVCDLTQFYSPRSGGVKRYLSEKQRYVESNGKDEHYLVIPGERTGSWHGERTHVYTVASPRVDRTSRYRILWNLRQVRLLLEKIQPDVIEVGDPYQLAWAALATGARLGCPVVGFYHSHFPDAYLRTLARYGGRWAERVAFAGARLYIRELYRRFGFTLVASHRLYQLLRDWGVANVVRIPLGVDTEVFCPSGKDWEWRKTCGVPRDAFLLLYVGRLSREKNIGTLLSAFARLRKGGQRQLWLLVIGDGPLRFRVAQTAREVGGLVWVEYVESKEELARYYRCADLFVHPGIVETFGLVALESQACGCPVIGIRGTQMDENILWGLEYWADANSPDSLAEAILGARRVDLSLWGQRVAREVLQHYTWKHTFGRLWQTYRKALGQEDPSSSCATKTSFVR; this comes from the coding sequence GTGAGGGTCTGCGATCTAACACAATTTTATTCCCCCCGCAGCGGCGGGGTGAAACGGTACCTTTCCGAGAAACAGCGGTATGTAGAATCTAACGGAAAAGATGAACATTATCTTGTCATTCCAGGGGAGCGGACTGGGTCGTGGCACGGGGAGCGGACGCATGTTTATACCGTGGCATCACCCAGGGTAGACCGCACAAGCCGGTATCGGATTCTTTGGAACCTGCGGCAGGTCAGGCTGCTTTTAGAGAAAATCCAGCCGGATGTCATTGAGGTAGGAGACCCCTATCAGTTGGCCTGGGCCGCGTTAGCAACAGGTGCTCGCTTGGGTTGTCCGGTTGTGGGCTTTTATCATTCGCACTTTCCGGATGCGTATCTGCGGACTCTGGCCCGGTATGGCGGCCGGTGGGCCGAGCGGGTCGCCTTTGCGGGAGCCAGGCTGTATATCCGTGAGCTTTATCGGAGGTTTGGGTTTACCCTGGTGGCCAGCCACCGGCTCTACCAGCTGCTTCGCGATTGGGGTGTTGCCAATGTGGTTCGAATCCCTCTGGGAGTGGATACCGAAGTGTTTTGCCCGTCGGGGAAGGATTGGGAGTGGAGAAAAACCTGCGGTGTACCCCGGGATGCTTTTCTTTTGCTCTACGTGGGCAGACTTTCCCGGGAGAAGAATATTGGGACGCTTCTTTCTGCTTTTGCCCGATTGCGCAAGGGGGGCCAACGCCAGTTATGGCTTCTGGTCATTGGTGACGGGCCATTGCGATTTCGAGTTGCTCAAACGGCTCGGGAAGTCGGAGGATTGGTTTGGGTTGAGTACGTGGAATCGAAAGAAGAGCTGGCCCGATATTATCGCTGCGCCGATCTTTTTGTGCATCCCGGGATTGTCGAAACGTTCGGATTGGTTGCTTTGGAAAGCCAAGCTTGCGGTTGTCCGGTCATTGGGATTCGGGGAACCCAGATGGACGAAAACATCTTATGGGGGCTTGAATATTGGGCCGATGCCAATAGCCCGGACTCCCTGGCAGAAGCCATCCTTGGGGCACGCCGGGTCGATCTTTCTCTGTGGGGCCAGAGGGTGGCCAGGGAAGTCCTCCAACATTACACTTGGAAGCATACATTTGGCCGGCTGTGGCAGACCTATCGGAAGGCTTTGGGACAAGAAGATCCGAGCTCTTCTTGCGCTACGAAGACCTCGTTTGTCCGCTAG
- the lpxA gene encoding acyl-ACP--UDP-N-acetylglucosamine O-acyltransferase, with protein sequence MACSIHPQALVSPGAFLGEGVQVGPGAIIEDGCFIGDRTCIGPYAYITGRSWIGKDNQIGYGAVVGLEPQDHAFAGDPSQVVIGDRNVIREHVTIHRATGEGAETRIGNDNYLMVGSHVAHNCRIANRVTLVNHVLLAGYVEVGEGATLGGAAVVHQHVRIGAFSMTRGQTRLGKDLPPFFVARDTNEVCGINRVGLSRAGFSEADRRQILEAYRILYRSGRNVSQALEEMEKRWKEGPVAELIAFIRSSRRGICMERCSSRSWETGEEG encoded by the coding sequence ATGGCGTGCTCGATTCATCCTCAAGCTCTGGTAAGTCCCGGTGCTTTTCTCGGCGAAGGGGTTCAGGTGGGGCCGGGAGCCATCATTGAGGACGGGTGCTTTATTGGAGACCGGACGTGCATCGGCCCCTACGCCTACATTACGGGCCGGAGCTGGATCGGGAAGGACAACCAGATTGGCTACGGTGCGGTGGTGGGACTTGAGCCCCAGGACCATGCCTTTGCGGGAGATCCTTCTCAAGTGGTCATTGGGGATCGTAACGTGATCCGGGAGCACGTGACCATTCATCGAGCGACCGGGGAAGGGGCGGAAACGCGCATTGGAAACGATAACTACCTCATGGTGGGTTCGCATGTGGCGCACAACTGTCGCATTGCGAACCGGGTCACGCTGGTGAACCATGTCCTTTTGGCAGGCTACGTTGAGGTGGGGGAGGGGGCTACTCTGGGTGGGGCTGCAGTCGTACATCAGCATGTCCGGATTGGTGCTTTTTCCATGACTCGGGGCCAAACGCGGTTAGGCAAAGATCTGCCTCCGTTTTTTGTCGCAAGGGATACGAACGAGGTATGTGGGATTAACCGGGTGGGGTTGAGCAGAGCGGGCTTTTCGGAGGCTGACCGGCGGCAGATCCTGGAGGCTTATAGGATATTGTATCGCAGCGGGCGAAATGTAAGCCAGGCTCTCGAGGAAATGGAGAAGCGCTGGAAGGAGGGTCCAGTCGCAGAACTCATTGCTTTCATTCGTTCCTCACGCCGTGGTATCTGTATGGAACGTTGTTCGTCGCGGTCTTGGGAAACAGGTGAAGAAGGATAG
- a CDS encoding recombinase family protein: MGFGLEYLEPALATQKSRSILVVDPNGMTDDRVRDLPKGIVSLSARLYEKNS; the protein is encoded by the coding sequence ATGGGCTTCGGTTTGGAGTATCTGGAACCGGCACTGGCCACGCAGAAGAGTCGATCCATTCTGGTGGTGGATCCCAATGGGATGACCGACGATCGCGTACGCGATCTGCCTAAGGGGATTGTTTCCTTGTCTGCCAGGCTTTACGAGAAGAACTCCTAG
- the hflX gene encoding GTPase HflX: MTPDVVHTRPRERALLVGVETPQEPHWMHEESLEELSRLVQSAGGEVVRQETQRLDAPTAPYYVGRGKAKELAELCFGLGIDSVIFDDELSPAQSRNLSNLFARKVLDRTQLILDIFAQRAQSREGKLQIELAQLRYLLPRLTHMWAHLSRQYGTIGTRGPGETQLEMDRRRVKERIAKLKRELEEVRRRRAVQRGARVRKDWTCVSLVGYTNAGKSTLFNYLTRASVPAEDKLFATLDPTTRVWELPDRSKVLLTDTVGFIRKLPPRLIESFKATLEELEGADLLLHVVDLSSPNYEEQIRAVEAVLDELKVAHKPTLVVFNKVDRVANRSIVERALALRRRSIAVSARTGEGIDKLLEEVQAETSAGRVRAVFRIPWDHVEVISELYREGGVLQTRYREDAVEVIALVSPVLRGRLSSFVVENKERHLSDVDPCLVLQAKVGAFGASSS, encoded by the coding sequence ATGACCCCAGACGTCGTTCACACGCGGCCGAGGGAACGGGCGCTTTTGGTAGGGGTGGAAACCCCTCAGGAACCCCATTGGATGCATGAGGAATCCCTAGAGGAACTCTCGCGGCTCGTACAAAGCGCTGGAGGGGAGGTGGTTCGTCAAGAGACTCAGCGGCTTGATGCCCCCACGGCTCCTTACTATGTGGGAAGAGGCAAAGCGAAGGAGCTTGCGGAGCTTTGTTTTGGTCTGGGGATTGATTCTGTCATTTTTGATGACGAGCTCTCTCCGGCTCAAAGCCGCAATCTGAGTAATCTTTTTGCCCGCAAAGTCCTCGATCGAACCCAACTCATCCTGGATATCTTTGCACAGCGGGCGCAAAGCCGTGAAGGAAAACTCCAGATTGAACTGGCTCAGCTGCGTTATCTTTTACCTCGGCTCACTCACATGTGGGCGCACCTGTCTCGCCAGTATGGGACCATCGGAACTCGTGGCCCGGGGGAAACCCAGCTGGAGATGGATCGCAGGCGGGTTAAAGAGAGAATTGCGAAGCTCAAAAGAGAACTGGAAGAGGTGCGCAGACGGCGGGCTGTCCAGCGGGGGGCACGGGTTCGGAAGGACTGGACTTGTGTTTCGCTCGTGGGTTATACCAATGCGGGTAAGTCGACCCTCTTTAACTATCTGACCCGGGCGTCTGTGCCTGCGGAGGACAAGCTTTTTGCTACCTTGGACCCGACCACTCGGGTGTGGGAGTTGCCGGACCGGAGCAAGGTTCTTTTGACCGACACCGTGGGCTTTATCCGGAAGCTTCCCCCGAGACTGATTGAATCCTTCAAGGCTACGCTAGAAGAATTGGAAGGGGCCGATCTCCTGCTCCATGTGGTGGATCTTTCCTCCCCCAATTACGAAGAACAAATCCGCGCAGTAGAAGCTGTTCTGGATGAGCTAAAGGTCGCTCACAAGCCGACCCTCGTCGTGTTCAACAAAGTGGATCGGGTGGCAAATCGATCCATTGTAGAAAGGGCCTTGGCGTTACGTCGTCGCTCGATCGCCGTTTCGGCCCGTACGGGAGAGGGGATCGACAAGCTCTTAGAGGAGGTGCAAGCTGAGACGTCGGCGGGACGGGTCCGGGCAGTCTTCCGGATTCCTTGGGACCATGTAGAGGTTATCTCTGAGCTTTATCGCGAAGGAGGCGTTTTGCAGACCCGATATCGGGAGGATGCGGTGGAGGTGATTGCTTTGGTTTCTCCTGTTCTTCGAGGGCGGCTTTCATCCTTTGTCGTGGAGAACAAGGAAAGGCATCTTTCGGATGTGGATCCCTGCTTGGTCCTTCAAGCAAAGGTTGGAGCCTTCGGCGCTTCTTCCAGTTAA
- the miaA gene encoding tRNA (adenosine(37)-N6)-dimethylallyltransferase MiaA, which produces MHIFFKRKDWVMAQGEDRPLYPPFVWFLVGATATGKSEVAFLLAQKLGAAILSLDSMQVYRGLDIGTAKPSAEQRAQIPHGGIDLVDWWESWSVGHFVTHASWFLEEQAKQGRGVIAVGGTGLYFRALTRGLCGAPAPDPQLRRMLEALPEEERVRRLWIEDPKAAQQIDLANPRRVLRALEVKLQTGISLLDWQKTTTKPRIQQFRAIWLDRRREELKERISTRVQRLLAEGWIEEVQGLVKEGGYEAVENCPAIGYREIARWLKEGGTLSRLQEAIARRTWQYARRQLTWFRQEVNVGYRMMERGEEPAKLAESLRLELLATG; this is translated from the coding sequence ATGCATATCTTTTTTAAGAGGAAAGACTGGGTCATGGCGCAGGGAGAAGATCGACCGTTATATCCACCGTTTGTCTGGTTCCTTGTGGGAGCGACCGCTACGGGAAAGAGCGAGGTTGCTTTCCTTTTGGCTCAAAAGCTTGGGGCTGCCATTCTCTCCCTGGATTCCATGCAGGTCTACCGTGGCTTAGACATTGGCACGGCCAAGCCTTCCGCGGAGCAACGCGCGCAAATACCCCATGGCGGGATTGATCTTGTGGACTGGTGGGAGTCGTGGAGCGTTGGCCATTTTGTCACCCATGCGAGTTGGTTTCTGGAAGAGCAAGCAAAACAGGGACGAGGAGTGATCGCGGTGGGAGGGACCGGGCTTTATTTCCGAGCTCTTACACGCGGTCTTTGTGGGGCCCCAGCCCCTGATCCCCAGTTACGCCGCATGCTGGAAGCCCTTCCTGAGGAGGAACGGGTGAGGCGACTCTGGATCGAAGATCCGAAGGCAGCTCAACAAATTGATCTTGCCAATCCTAGGCGGGTACTCCGTGCACTTGAGGTGAAACTCCAGACAGGGATATCCCTTTTGGATTGGCAGAAGACCACCACAAAGCCCCGGATTCAGCAGTTTCGAGCCATCTGGCTGGATCGTAGGCGGGAGGAGCTAAAGGAGCGCATTAGTACAAGAGTTCAGAGGCTGCTTGCCGAGGGGTGGATCGAGGAGGTTCAAGGGCTGGTCAAAGAGGGTGGGTATGAAGCGGTGGAAAATTGCCCCGCCATTGGATACCGGGAAATTGCCCGCTGGCTCAAGGAGGGGGGCACGCTATCCAGGCTTCAAGAAGCAATTGCCAGAAGGACCTGGCAGTATGCAAGGAGACAGTTGACGTGGTTTCGCCAAGAAGTAAATGTTGGATATCGAATGATGGAACGCGGAGAGGAACCAGCCAAGCTCGCCGAAAGCTTGCGATTGGAACTATTGGCGACTGGATGA
- a CDS encoding recombinase family protein, with amino-acid sequence MPVPAEQLPTGTVIVHGEWAPSDGVALYARVSKRRSNSGLRETIGLGSASWLASKGLQIAKAVKKVGFGRNGLRRGLLGQVCDRKESVILGEHRRQLMPFASEHLEGALGAHGRSILVVDPNEMTGDIVGDLDEEIVPLCARLY; translated from the coding sequence TTGCCTGTTCCCGCAGAGCAGTTACCGACCGGGACGGTAATCGTGCATGGGGAGTGGGCACCATCCGATGGCGTGGCCCTCTACGCGCGGGTGTCGAAGCGGCGATCAAACAGCGGATTGCGAGAGACCATTGGCTTGGGTTCTGCGAGTTGGCTCGCAAGCAAAGGGTTGCAGATCGCCAAGGCCGTCAAGAAGGTCGGCTTCGGGAGGAACGGCCTACGCAGAGGGCTCCTTGGGCAGGTCTGTGATCGGAAGGAAAGCGTCATCCTCGGCGAGCACCGCCGCCAGCTCATGCCTTTTGCCTCCGAGCACCTGGAAGGAGCATTGGGCGCGCATGGTCGATCTATCCTGGTGGTCGATCCCAATGAGATGACTGGCGATATCGTAGGCGACCTGGATGAAGAGATCGTTCCCTTGTGTGCCAGGCTCTACTGA